A single window of Nicotiana sylvestris chromosome 5, ASM39365v2, whole genome shotgun sequence DNA harbors:
- the LOC138868259 gene encoding uncharacterized protein, whose product MGLKSESATNIHSTTTRTETRVKEHNMKKVCSHISPDWEILHNYICATNGRIWLIWDTRYYKVTLIRAEVQVVHCLVNGIIGDQECLLTVVYGYNTIQQRKQLWDNLIEIGHGVKKQWILGGDFKSILQLQDMINGNPVNLAEEGDYYTCSSKQDGMDRIWSRIDRIFGNYKWMMQWGHITTVYDVPFISDHAPMSLNLTRVYRWTMQDIWVKLKKLRPLLKKFNIEEFKFIRQKIDTARNELLIVQKSINASCTNDLTEKENNLIQSLEK is encoded by the exons ATGGGGTTGAAAAGTGAATCAGCCACAAACATACACAGCACAACAACAAGAACAG AAACTCGAGTTAAGGAACATAATATGAAGAAAGTGTGCTCCCATATTTCCCCTGACTGGGAAATTTTGCACAATTACATATGTGCAACTAATGGGAGAATTTGGCTAATATGGGATACCAGATATTATAAAGTTACTCTAATTAGAGCAGAAGTACAAGTTGTTCATTGCCTAGTTAATGGAATAATAGGAGATCAGGAATGTCTACTTACAGTGGTCTATGGATACAACACTATTCAACAGAGGAAACAATTATGGGATAACCTAATTGAGATTGGACATGGGGTCAAAAAACAATGGATCCTTGGAGGAGATTTCAAATCTATATTGCAGCTTCAAGACATGATCAATGGAAATCCAGTAAACCTTGCTGAG GAAGGAGATTACTACACTTGCTCTAGCAAACAAGATGGAATGGATAGAATCTGGAGCAGAATTGATAGAATATTTGGCAACTATAAATGGATGATGCAATGGGGACACATCACTACTGTATATGATGTTCCTTTCATATCTGATCATGCTCCTATGAGTTTGAATCTCACA AGAGTGTACAGGTGGACAATGCAAGACATCTGGGTGAAATTGAAGAAACTCAGACCATTACTCAAGAAATTTAATATTGAAGAGTTTAAATTCATTAGACAGAAGATTGATACAGCTAGGAATGAGCTTCTTATAGTTCAAAAGAGCATTAATGCTAGTTGTACTAATGATCTGACTGAGAAGGAGAATAATCTTATCCAAAGCCTAGAAAAATGA